A region from the Plasmodium chabaudi chabaudi complete apicoplast genome, isolate CB, DNA form A genome encodes:
- a CDS encoding hypothetical protein (ORF51) has translation MKNYLNRYKKILKYNKNRIKLKYILYKKYILIIKRFRYLNII, from the coding sequence ATGAAAAATTATTTAAATAGATATAAAAAAATTTTAAAATATAATAAAAATAGAATTAAATTAAAATATATTTTATATAAAAAATATATATTAATTATAAAAAGATTTAGATATTTAAATATTATTTAA
- the sufB gene encoding cysteine desulfurase activator complex subunit SufB (SufB) translates to MINKLKLKNFLNIYNLNYKYQYNNKINLYLIRNGLNKNLIKNLSNNIYLYFFIYKFKIYSLKFLNIFKLPDWSFFECPNINYDNIIYYSSILKDSNLLLYLKTNLNINFLDTILIKNNSIDVIFDSISVLHTTQYFLKKLGIIFLSLFDVILKYPLLIKKYLGTVVSYKDNFFANINSIIFSEGSFCYISKYIKCNFNLSTYFKTNSYDFAQFERTLLIASEFSYVGYLEGCTALMYKESQLHIAIVEIIVKNYGYVKYYTLQNWYRGDYLGNGGLYNFTTKRGICFYFAKLDWIQIELGSIITWKYPSTILKGNYSISNFYSISFISDTQIADTGSKIYHIGSYTKSYIISKSISLNKSLNIFRGLVYIKPNSYRSYNYTECSSLIFGNNSLTITIPYIKNYNNTSVIKQEAFISKIEILYLFLLMQRGLSISDSISLIIIGFCSSIYNKLPFELNLEIPILFSLKVKDILK, encoded by the coding sequence ATGATAAATAAATTAAAATTAAAAAATTTTTTAAATATTTATAATTTAAATTATAAATATCAATATAATAATAAAATAAATTTATATTTAATAAGAAACGGATTAAATAAAAATTTGATAAAAAATTTATCTAATAATATTTATTTATATTTTTTTATTTATAAATTTAAAATATATTCTTTAAAATTTTTAAATATATTTAAATTACCAGATTGGTCATTTTTTGAATGTCCTAATATTAATTATGATAATATTATTTATTATTCTTCTATTTTAAAAGATAGTAATTTATTATTATATTTAAAAACTAATTTAAATATAAATTTTTTAGATACTATTTTAATAAAGAATAATTCTATTGATGTTATTTTTGATAGTATATCAGTATTACATACTACACAATATTTTTTAAAAAAATTAGGTATTATATTTTTATCTTTATTTGATGTTATTTTAAAATATCCTTTATTAATAAAAAAATATTTAGGAACGGTAGTTTCTTATAAAGATAATTTTTTTGCAAATATTAATTCTATTATTTTTAGTGAAGGATCGTTTTGTTATATTTCTAAATATATAAAATGTAATTTTAATTTATCAACTTATTTTAAAACAAATTCATATGATTTTGCACAATTTGAACGTACTTTATTAATAGCAAGTGAGTTTTCATATGTTGGATATTTAGAAGGATGTACTGCTTTAATGTATAAAGAGTCACAATTACATATAGCTATAGTAGAAATTATTGTTAAAAATTATGGTTATGTAAAATATTATACATTACAAAATTGGTATAGAGGAGATTATTTAGGTAATGGTGGATTATATAATTTTACTACTAAACGTGGTATTTGTTTTTATTTTGCGAAATTAGATTGGATTCAAATAGAATTAGGATCTATAATAACATGGAAATACCCTTCTACTATTTTAAAAGGTAATTATTCAATTAGTAATTTTTATTCAATATCATTTATATCAGATACACAAATTGCAGATACTGGTAGTAAAATTTATCATATAGGATCTTATACTAAAAGTTATATAATTTCAAAAAGTATATCTTTAAATAAATCATTAAATATTTTTAGAGGATTAGTATATATAAAACCTAATTCTTATAGATCTTATAATTATACAGAATGTAGTTCTTTAATATTTGGAAATAATTCATTAACTATAACTATACCTTATATAAAAAATTATAATAATACTAGTGTTATTAAACAAGAAGCATTTATATCAAAAATTGAAATTTTATATTTATTTTTATTAATGCAACGTGGTTTAAGTATTTCAGATTCTATTTCATTAATAATTATAGGATTTTGTTCTAGTATTTATAATAAACTTCCATTTGAATTAAATTTGGAAATACCAATATTATTTTCTTTAAAAGTTAAAGATATATTAAAATAA